Proteins from a genomic interval of Leifsonia shinshuensis:
- a CDS encoding MarR family winged helix-turn-helix transcriptional regulator, with amino-acid sequence MTTDKTSPAPHYWYSAETDRERAIEVLEHLRAYGAADSAMQRRSEKAMRMNENDISALRYLLRASERGQTVGPRELADYLGIQSSSITVLLDRLEKAGHIQRSPSPFDRRALIIVPTMPTDEVQRAILGDVREELVEIASDLSPEDAETVVEFIDRLRDAVDQLDTPAADTASKKQQAGIRSSH; translated from the coding sequence ATGACGACGGACAAGACGAGTCCGGCGCCCCACTACTGGTACAGCGCCGAGACGGATCGCGAGCGGGCCATCGAGGTCCTGGAGCACCTCCGCGCGTACGGCGCGGCCGACAGCGCGATGCAGCGCCGCTCCGAGAAGGCCATGCGGATGAACGAGAACGACATCTCGGCCCTCCGCTATCTGCTCCGCGCGAGCGAGCGCGGGCAGACGGTCGGCCCGCGCGAGCTCGCCGACTACCTGGGCATCCAGAGCTCCTCCATCACGGTGCTGCTCGACCGGCTCGAGAAGGCCGGGCACATCCAGCGCTCCCCCAGCCCGTTCGACCGCCGGGCGCTCATCATCGTTCCGACCATGCCGACCGACGAGGTCCAGCGGGCGATCCTCGGCGACGTCCGCGAGGAGCTGGTGGAGATCGCGTCCGATCTCTCGCCGGAGGACGCGGAGACCGTCGTGGAGTTCATCGACCGGCTCCGCGACGCGGTCGACCAGCTCGACACGCCCGCCGCCGACACGGCGTCGAAGAAGCAGCAGGCAGGCATCCGGTCCTCGCACTAG
- a CDS encoding DUF1206 domain-containing protein, which translates to MATAHGLSDAAAEGKARVSDGKAQVRKAARTAGDSKLLEIPARVGFAASGLVQLLLGGLAVQLGAAHVGEADQTGALDEVAKIPGGFIVLWVSAIGLFALALWLLTEAVLVRAGSAGDRWLRRGQHLSKAVAYAVLGLTALAFAQGHPSHASATTRQASAGLLATPGGQLLLGALGLVTCAVGGYFLVKGVRRRFRSDIDVPSGAAGHGIVVLGVVGYVAKGVVVALAGVAFILAAIRAQAATATGLAGGLAALQQLPLGGEIVVVLGLGLIASGIYNVARAWLARF; encoded by the coding sequence GTGGCTACGGCGCACGGCCTGAGCGACGCCGCGGCGGAAGGCAAGGCCCGGGTGAGCGACGGCAAGGCCCAGGTCAGGAAGGCTGCCCGCACGGCGGGCGACAGCAAGCTACTGGAGATCCCCGCACGAGTCGGGTTCGCGGCGAGCGGGCTGGTCCAGCTCCTGCTCGGCGGCCTGGCCGTCCAGCTCGGGGCCGCGCACGTCGGCGAGGCCGACCAGACCGGCGCCCTGGACGAGGTGGCCAAGATCCCCGGCGGCTTCATCGTGCTGTGGGTCTCCGCGATCGGCCTGTTCGCCCTCGCCCTGTGGCTGCTGACCGAGGCGGTGCTGGTCAGGGCGGGATCGGCCGGCGACCGTTGGCTCCGCCGCGGGCAGCACCTGAGCAAGGCCGTGGCCTACGCCGTGCTCGGTCTCACCGCTCTGGCCTTCGCGCAGGGGCATCCCAGCCACGCGAGCGCAACGACTCGCCAGGCCAGCGCGGGCCTCCTCGCCACGCCGGGAGGCCAGCTGCTGCTCGGCGCGCTCGGGCTGGTGACCTGCGCCGTCGGCGGGTACTTCCTGGTGAAGGGCGTCCGGCGCCGGTTCCGGAGCGACATCGACGTGCCTTCGGGCGCCGCGGGGCACGGGATCGTCGTGCTCGGGGTGGTCGGCTACGTCGCCAAGGGAGTGGTGGTCGCCCTGGCCGGGGTCGCCTTCATCCTCGCGGCGATCCGCGCGCAGGCCGCCACGGCGACCGGCCTCGCGGGCGGCCTGGCCGCGCTGCAGCAGCTCCCGCTCGGCGGTGAGATCGTCGTCGTGCTCGGGCTGGGGCTCATCGCCTCGGGGATCTACAACGTCGCGCGGGCCTGGCTCGCGCGATTCTGA
- a CDS encoding LacI family DNA-binding transcriptional regulator, which yields MSTPPPPPPRKRVTAAMVAERAGTSIAAVSLVVNGKHRGRISDENAERVRAAVRELGYVVDSTASALARGTSDVVVLLAPDLPNPFFGRVINAVQETLGERFQLLLFASPTGAQPTVADVRRLAALRPAGLLVSAPTVEFLDDAPAGVPLVLLDAPGLEDRAPAVNYDLASGVRALIAHLAERGHRVIGYLDGSTPAATYELRRTLLQAEAERRGMTLLTTPRVRSRPDIAEAMAAAEASLPAWRAAGATAVIAASDTLAHGVLAACARAGLRVPEDIAVAGFDDLPASAVTAPALTSVALPGDLLGSVAARLLVSLIDGGEAPEPAELPAALVVRASTG from the coding sequence ATGTCGACGCCGCCCCCTCCCCCGCCGCGCAAGCGGGTCACCGCGGCGATGGTCGCGGAGCGGGCGGGGACGAGCATCGCCGCCGTCTCGCTGGTGGTCAACGGCAAGCACCGCGGCCGGATCTCCGACGAGAACGCGGAGCGCGTTCGCGCCGCCGTGCGCGAGCTCGGCTACGTGGTCGACAGCACCGCGAGCGCGCTGGCCCGCGGCACGAGCGACGTGGTGGTGCTCCTGGCGCCCGACCTCCCCAACCCGTTCTTCGGCCGCGTCATCAACGCCGTGCAGGAGACCCTCGGCGAGCGCTTCCAGCTCCTGCTGTTCGCCTCGCCGACCGGCGCCCAGCCGACCGTCGCGGATGTCCGGAGGCTCGCGGCGCTCCGGCCCGCCGGGCTGCTCGTCTCCGCACCGACCGTCGAGTTCCTGGACGACGCGCCCGCCGGCGTCCCCCTCGTACTGCTGGACGCTCCCGGCCTGGAGGACCGCGCTCCCGCGGTCAACTACGACCTGGCCTCCGGCGTCCGGGCGTTGATCGCGCACCTGGCCGAGCGCGGCCACCGCGTGATCGGCTACCTCGACGGCTCGACGCCCGCCGCGACCTACGAGCTGCGCCGCACCCTGCTGCAGGCGGAGGCCGAGCGCCGCGGGATGACGCTCCTGACCACGCCGCGGGTGCGGAGCCGCCCGGACATCGCCGAGGCGATGGCCGCGGCCGAGGCCTCGCTGCCGGCCTGGCGGGCCGCGGGAGCCACCGCGGTGATCGCGGCCTCCGACACGCTGGCCCACGGCGTGCTCGCGGCGTGCGCCCGCGCCGGGCTGCGGGTGCCGGAGGACATCGCGGTCGCCGGCTTCGACGACCTCCCCGCCTCCGCCGTCACGGCCCCGGCGCTGACCAGCGTCGCCCTGCCGGGCGACCTCCTCGGCTCGGTGGCGGCCCGCCTGCTGGTCTCGCTCATCGACGGCGGCGAGGCGCCGGAGCCCGCCGAGCTGCCCGCCGCGCTCGTCGTCCGCGCGTCCACCGGCTGA
- a CDS encoding nucleoside hydrolase, which produces MEKIILDCDPGHDDAIALMLAHGNPEIELLAVTTVAGNQTLDKVTRNALSVARVAGIAGVPFAAGADRPLVRPIEVAPSIHGESGLDGPVLPEPLIELDGRHAVDLIVETVMAHEPGTVTLVPTGALTNIALAVRHEPRIVERVKQVVLMGGGVHVGNWSPVAEFNIVIDPEAADIVFSAGWKVVMVGLDLTHQALATPEVRERIAGVGTAPARFVGELLDFFGHTYSEAQGFDSPPVHDPCAVAYVIDPTVVRAERMPIAIETQGRLTTGMTVADRRGPAPDDCTTWAALELDRDRFWGLVVDALERIGDPEAATAATAANGAVA; this is translated from the coding sequence ATGGAGAAGATCATCCTCGACTGCGATCCCGGTCACGACGACGCGATCGCACTCATGCTCGCCCACGGAAACCCGGAGATCGAGCTGCTCGCCGTGACCACCGTGGCGGGCAACCAGACCCTCGACAAGGTCACCCGCAACGCGCTGTCCGTCGCGCGCGTCGCCGGCATCGCCGGCGTCCCGTTCGCGGCGGGCGCCGACCGCCCGCTGGTGCGCCCGATCGAGGTCGCGCCCTCCATCCACGGCGAGTCCGGCCTCGACGGGCCCGTCCTCCCGGAGCCGCTGATCGAGCTCGACGGCCGGCACGCGGTCGACCTCATCGTGGAGACCGTGATGGCCCACGAGCCGGGCACCGTCACGCTGGTCCCGACCGGTGCGCTGACCAACATCGCCCTCGCCGTGCGCCACGAGCCGCGGATCGTCGAGCGGGTCAAGCAGGTCGTCCTGATGGGCGGCGGCGTCCACGTCGGCAACTGGAGCCCGGTGGCCGAGTTCAACATCGTCATCGACCCCGAGGCCGCCGACATCGTGTTCAGCGCCGGCTGGAAGGTCGTCATGGTCGGGCTCGACCTCACCCACCAGGCCCTGGCGACCCCGGAGGTCCGGGAGCGCATCGCGGGCGTCGGCACCGCGCCCGCGCGCTTCGTCGGCGAGCTGCTCGACTTCTTCGGGCACACCTACTCGGAGGCGCAGGGCTTCGACAGCCCGCCCGTCCACGACCCGTGCGCGGTCGCTTACGTGATCGACCCGACGGTCGTCCGCGCCGAGCGGATGCCGATCGCGATCGAGACGCAGGGCAGGCTGACCACCGGCATGACCGTGGCCGACCGCCGTGGCCCCGCTCCGGACGACTGCACCACCTGGGCCGCCCTCGAGCTCGACCGCGACCGCTTCTGGGGTCTCGTGGTGGACGCGCTCGAGCGGATCGGGGACCCGGAGGCCGCGACCGCCGCGACCGCCGCGAACGGAGCCGTCGCGTGA